Proteins co-encoded in one Desulfitobacterium hafniense DCB-2 genomic window:
- a CDS encoding peptidylprolyl isomerase, giving the protein MRSFRKGIIAALVLTLALTGCSSAGGDQWAAKVNGETITEQDFAARVSNVQKAYEGMGMDFSTDQGKEALNQVKSQVLEAMIASRLVIQEAQRLKLDVNDPSILEQEKNIIQMVGDESQYQEWLKQQAMTEDEVKNYFALSAEITKDVTVTPEQEKTFFENNQELYGGKGEEVQARHILVETEDEAKAIIAQLDGGADFSELAKEKSTDTGSQSSGGYLGSFGKGKMVPEFEEAAFAQEVGTYTKTPVKSEFGYHIILVEDHKAATKADYEAVKSQVAEDALADAKAQKFGGYFDELREKAKANIEYSEKYKPAA; this is encoded by the coding sequence ATGAGGAGTTTCCGTAAAGGAATAATTGCGGCATTAGTTTTGACCTTGGCCTTGACTGGATGTTCTTCCGCCGGCGGGGATCAGTGGGCTGCCAAAGTGAATGGCGAGACCATCACAGAGCAGGATTTTGCCGCTCGGGTCTCCAATGTACAAAAGGCCTATGAAGGCATGGGCATGGACTTCAGCACCGATCAGGGCAAAGAGGCATTAAATCAAGTGAAGAGCCAGGTTCTTGAAGCGATGATTGCTTCCCGGCTTGTCATACAGGAAGCGCAAAGACTGAAGCTGGATGTCAATGATCCATCGATTCTGGAGCAGGAAAAGAACATTATTCAAATGGTTGGGGATGAAAGTCAATATCAGGAATGGCTTAAACAGCAGGCCATGACGGAAGATGAAGTGAAAAATTACTTTGCTCTATCCGCTGAAATAACCAAAGATGTGACGGTAACCCCGGAACAGGAGAAGACCTTCTTCGAGAATAACCAAGAGCTCTACGGCGGTAAAGGAGAGGAAGTTCAAGCCCGCCACATCCTGGTGGAGACAGAGGATGAAGCGAAAGCCATTATCGCTCAACTGGACGGCGGAGCGGATTTTTCCGAGCTGGCTAAGGAAAAGTCCACCGATACAGGCTCCCAAAGCTCCGGCGGCTATTTAGGGTCTTTTGGCAAGGGAAAAATGGTTCCGGAGTTTGAGGAGGCGGCTTTTGCCCAAGAGGTAGGCACCTATACGAAAACACCGGTTAAATCCGAATTCGGTTATCATATTATCTTAGTCGAAGATCATAAGGCGGCTACCAAAGCGGATTATGAAGCAGTCAAAAGCCAAGTGGCGGAAGATGCTTTAGCTGATGCCAAGGCTCAAAAGTTCGGAGGTTATTTCGACGAACTGCGGGAGAAAGCCAAAGCCAATATTGAGTACTCGGAAAAATATAAACCAGCCGCTTAA
- the spoVT gene encoding stage V sporulation protein T translates to MKATGIVRRIDDLGRVVIPKEIRRTLRIREGDPLEIFVDREGEVILKKYSPIGELGDFAKEYADSLYEATGHIACIADRDVIIAVSGASKKEYLNKPIWSSIEQAMAERKTVQLKAGEGKPDEDEEHVKLTSQVAAPIIAEGDPIGAVILMSKDPNVKMGDLELKLVETAAGFLAKQMEQ, encoded by the coding sequence ATGAAAGCAACAGGCATCGTGAGAAGAATTGATGATCTTGGTCGTGTTGTTATTCCAAAGGAAATACGTCGGACACTTCGCATTCGAGAGGGAGATCCCTTAGAGATCTTCGTGGATCGAGAAGGGGAAGTGATCCTTAAGAAGTACTCCCCCATTGGTGAATTGGGTGACTTCGCCAAGGAATATGCGGATTCTCTTTATGAGGCGACCGGTCATATCGCATGTATTGCCGATCGGGATGTGATTATCGCCGTATCGGGGGCTTCCAAGAAGGAATACTTAAATAAGCCTATCTGGTCCAGCATTGAGCAGGCGATGGCTGAACGGAAGACCGTGCAGCTTAAAGCCGGTGAAGGTAAGCCGGATGAAGATGAGGAACATGTTAAGTTAACGAGCCAAGTGGCAGCTCCAATCATTGCCGAAGGGGATCCGATTGGGGCAGTGATTCTTATGTCTAAGGATCCGAATGTGAAGATGGGTGATTTGGAATTAAAATTAGTGGAGACGGCTGCTGGTTTTCTAGCCAAACAAATGGAACAATAA
- the mazG gene encoding nucleoside triphosphate pyrophosphohydrolase yields the protein MSNILHVVGLGPAGLESMTLGDYRMIKEAGRVFLRTVNHPCAQDLLAEGLQAESFDYLYERENSFERIYEEIVSRLEKECELYPEVVYGVPGHPTVAERSVVLLVDKLSERFQVKVHPAVSFLDPLFAAIPLDPVEGFLLRNYDALKGSGITGKEWLIIPQVYDGFIASEVKLDLMDIYPDEVELYVVQALGTKMQKVWQCPLYQLDHQTFDHLTTVVVPPCGEGISMTKLLEVMSTLRGRGGCPWDAEQTHDSLKPYLIEESYEVLEAIEAQDMYNLAEELGDLLLQVVFHAQVAQEAGEFQFQDVLKGIIDKMIRRHPHVFGDVRVQNSAEVLSNWDQIKKEEKGEKAEEELFSFPKGLPALMLAVKTQKKVAKFGFDWPDLKGPLAKVYEELKELEEAMAEQKGIQEEFGDILFALVNLSRFIKCDPEDSLRQTIRKFQLRFLEMAKLAGQAGEGLGDLNLEKMDYYWEIAKSKEKNKEIGNNPEIKAGV from the coding sequence ATGAGTAATATATTGCATGTGGTGGGCTTGGGACCGGCAGGGCTGGAGTCGATGACCCTTGGGGATTACCGGATGATTAAGGAGGCCGGGCGGGTTTTTTTGCGGACGGTCAATCACCCTTGTGCTCAGGATTTGCTTGCTGAGGGGCTCCAAGCGGAATCCTTTGACTATTTGTATGAGCGGGAGAATTCCTTTGAGAGGATCTATGAGGAGATTGTCAGTCGCTTGGAGAAGGAGTGCGAGCTCTACCCTGAAGTGGTGTATGGGGTTCCCGGTCATCCCACGGTGGCTGAACGCAGTGTGGTGCTCCTGGTGGACAAGCTGTCGGAGCGCTTTCAGGTTAAGGTGCATCCGGCCGTGAGCTTTCTCGATCCCCTTTTCGCGGCGATACCCCTGGATCCTGTGGAAGGTTTTTTGCTGCGCAATTACGATGCCCTCAAAGGGAGCGGGATTACCGGTAAGGAATGGCTGATTATACCTCAGGTTTATGATGGTTTTATTGCTTCCGAGGTGAAGCTGGATTTAATGGATATCTATCCGGATGAGGTTGAACTCTATGTGGTTCAGGCTTTGGGAACAAAAATGCAGAAGGTTTGGCAATGTCCCTTGTATCAGTTGGATCATCAAACCTTTGATCATTTAACCACGGTAGTTGTTCCTCCCTGTGGCGAGGGCATTTCCATGACGAAGCTTTTGGAGGTTATGAGTACCTTGCGGGGTCGGGGGGGATGCCCCTGGGACGCGGAACAGACTCATGATTCTCTCAAACCCTACCTTATTGAGGAAAGCTACGAGGTTCTTGAGGCGATTGAGGCCCAGGATATGTATAATTTGGCTGAAGAGTTGGGAGACTTATTATTACAAGTAGTATTCCACGCTCAAGTGGCTCAGGAGGCGGGAGAATTCCAGTTTCAGGATGTTCTCAAGGGAATCATCGACAAGATGATTCGCCGCCATCCCCATGTCTTCGGCGATGTCCGGGTGCAGAACTCTGCCGAGGTGCTCAGCAATTGGGACCAGATTAAAAAAGAGGAAAAGGGGGAAAAAGCAGAAGAAGAATTATTCAGTTTTCCTAAAGGTCTGCCTGCCTTAATGCTGGCGGTGAAGACCCAGAAGAAAGTGGCCAAATTCGGCTTTGATTGGCCGGATCTTAAAGGCCCCTTAGCCAAGGTCTATGAAGAATTAAAGGAATTAGAAGAGGCCATGGCGGAACAAAAAGGAATCCAGGAGGAATTCGGAGATATACTCTTTGCTCTTGTTAATTTGTCCCGATTCATAAAGTGCGACCCGGAAGATTCCCTGCGTCAGACGATCCGAAAATTTCAGCTGCGTTTCTTAGAAATGGCAAAATTAGCGGGTCAGGCCGGAGAAGGACTGGGGGATTTGAACCTCGAAAAGATGGATTATTATTGGGAAATAGCTAAAAGCAAAGAAAAAAACAAAGAGATTGGCAACAATCCAGAAATAAAAGCAGGAGTTTGA
- a CDS encoding HU family DNA-binding protein, protein MNKADLVAAVAEKAEVSKKDAEKAVNAVFASIEEALAKNEKVQLVGFGTFEVKDRAERTGRNPQTKEAIVIPASKVPGFKAGKALKDAVQQ, encoded by the coding sequence TTGAATAAGGCTGATTTAGTGGCTGCTGTTGCAGAAAAAGCTGAAGTATCTAAGAAGGATGCTGAAAAAGCAGTCAACGCTGTTTTTGCTTCAATCGAAGAAGCATTGGCAAAAAACGAGAAGGTTCAATTAGTTGGTTTCGGTACTTTTGAAGTGAAAGATCGTGCTGAACGTACCGGCAGAAATCCTCAAACCAAAGAAGCTATTGTTATTCCGGCTTCCAAGGTTCCTGGATTCAAAGCAGGAAAGGCTTTAAAAGACGCTGTTCAACAATAG
- a CDS encoding RNA-binding S4 domain-containing protein: protein MRIDKYLKVSRLIKRRTVAKDICEGEKIRLNGRIAKPSAEVKPGDIVTLEMARHLLEVRVLSTPNSAKANEAHLLYEVLKDEKRGGQEEI from the coding sequence ATGCGAATTGATAAGTATTTGAAAGTTTCCCGCTTGATTAAACGCCGAACGGTGGCTAAAGATATCTGTGAAGGAGAGAAGATCCGGCTTAATGGCCGGATTGCCAAGCCGTCGGCGGAAGTTAAGCCAGGGGATATCGTGACCCTGGAGATGGCCCGCCACCTTCTGGAAGTGCGGGTTCTTTCCACACCCAACAGTGCCAAGGCTAATGAGGCTCATCTGCTTTATGAGGTGCTGAAGGATGAGAAGCGCGGGGGGCAAGAGGAGATCTAA
- a CDS encoding IS110 family transposase yields MDAILECCAGLDVHQETVVACILFGSLESKPKKTIRTFSTTTSDLLALTDWLEEEKCSHVAMESTGVYWKPVWNILEAGSFQLSLANAQRIKNLPGRKTDVKDAEWIAQLLRSGLIQGSFVPPAEIRDLRDLTRYRKKLLQDATQEKNRIHKILQDANIKITTYISDIFGVSGRNIMESLMDGEVITVEKLNQMVKGKVKSKIPGLADALNHRLRSHHRDMIRYSWSHLKFLEQSLINVEQKISECMAPYQQEVELLTSIPGINQTSSAIMIAELGADMSVFPTDSQLSSWAGVSPGNNESAGKKKEGVFPQETKR; encoded by the coding sequence ATGGATGCTATTCTGGAATGCTGCGCGGGACTGGATGTTCATCAAGAAACGGTGGTAGCCTGTATCCTCTTTGGTTCCTTGGAATCTAAGCCTAAAAAGACGATCCGGACGTTTAGTACGACCACATCTGACCTTCTGGCGCTTACCGATTGGTTGGAAGAAGAGAAATGCTCGCATGTCGCCATGGAAAGTACCGGAGTGTATTGGAAACCGGTTTGGAATATTCTTGAGGCAGGGTCGTTTCAACTGAGTTTGGCCAATGCTCAACGCATTAAGAACCTACCCGGGCGGAAAACGGACGTCAAAGATGCGGAATGGATTGCCCAACTTCTTCGAAGCGGATTAATTCAAGGAAGCTTTGTACCACCGGCGGAAATCCGTGATTTGAGAGACTTAACCCGATATCGGAAAAAACTCCTTCAGGATGCAACCCAAGAGAAAAACCGCATTCATAAAATTTTGCAGGATGCCAATATCAAGATTACCACCTATATTTCCGATATTTTCGGGGTTTCAGGACGCAATATTATGGAGTCCCTGATGGATGGAGAAGTGATTACCGTAGAAAAGCTTAACCAGATGGTGAAAGGTAAGGTTAAAAGCAAGATACCGGGTTTAGCGGATGCTTTAAATCATCGACTGCGGAGCCATCACCGGGACATGATTCGATATTCATGGAGTCACTTGAAGTTTTTAGAACAGAGCCTGATTAACGTGGAGCAGAAAATAAGTGAATGTATGGCTCCATACCAGCAAGAGGTCGAGCTATTAACCTCAATACCCGGTATAAATCAGACGTCTTCAGCGATCATGATCGCTGAGTTGGGGGCAGATATGTCTGTCTTTCCTACAGATAGTCAGCTGTCTTCCTGGGCTGGAGTATCACCCGGCAATAATGAAAGCGCAGGTAAAAAAAAAGAGGGAGTGTTTCCGCAGGAAACAAAGCGTTAA
- the yabP gene encoding sporulation protein YabP, with protein MEKNPSNHRLAMDNRQFLSLTGVSKVQSFDPKEILLETIQGVLSIKGEKLGIKHLDLKAGQVEVEGLIDALVYPRNSGSRQNVWAKIFR; from the coding sequence ATGGAAAAAAATCCATCCAATCACCGGCTGGCCATGGATAATCGGCAATTCCTTTCGTTGACAGGGGTATCCAAAGTGCAGTCCTTTGATCCCAAGGAAATTTTGTTGGAAACCATTCAAGGGGTACTGAGCATCAAAGGGGAGAAATTAGGCATCAAGCATCTGGATCTCAAGGCCGGGCAAGTAGAGGTGGAGGGGCTGATCGATGCTTTAGTATATCCCCGCAATTCGGGATCGAGGCAAAATGTTTGGGCTAAAATCTTCCGTTAG